The genomic stretch ACGAACAAAACTACATCTTAACTGGCTTCGAGGAGATTGACGAAACAACTGTGTTGAAATTTAAGAGAAAGTTTGATACATGCGATTCCAGGGACAGGAAGATAAAGGtaaagcagtgaaaaaatagAATCAAGTTCACCTCTCCTTCTATAAATTTCTGAGCTCTGATGGCTTTATACCTATCGCAGGTTTGATGTGAcatggataaaaaaaatatgtatatgtATTGCAATGCTAAACTTGACCTCCCATTTACTTCCTCTTTTTCGTGGATGATACTCGGAGATGTTTTACAACGGCTCTGGTCTTGCCAGGACAACTTTTACGCCATGATAAGATACGTCGTCCTTTCTTTGATTTGCTCTTTTTAGACACTGTCTTAGATTCTGTTTATGGCCATTAACCAATCATATTAATGCTCAACCTAAATGTTATTCTGCACCAACTTGTATTTGTTGTATCATAGCCTTCATAAGAACCCGTTTATCTCAATTCCCAGACAGAGTAATTAACTAGGCTGTTTTGTATCCCACAGGAAGGCACCACAAAGGTGGTGTTTGCTTACCACACGGAGGATCCCGAGACTGAAAACGATTTTAAGCAGCACACTTTCAGAGGGTCAAGAAGTATATTACTCCTCAACAACATGGACAAGAAACAAATCAACGAGACAGGATGGAAGAGTTTTGtagttcaaaataaaaatgtaagaaCATACACTACGTAGACCTCCATGAATGTACTTGTCacagttatgttgtttgatttgcacACGAGAGAAAGAAAGCGCTGATGTCGATACCTTTGATATTGATCATGGGTTAGTAATTATTATAAGATAACTTCAATAGACCAGTTAGTGAAACTCATTGGCAAGGCTGGAAAAGGCGCATTGAAATCACTTATCAATCAGGATTATCTTCACATTCTCCACCGCCATCATCCGGTGCCAAATTCTCCCTCTCTGACCCCCACTAAAATCGTAAAAAGTACAGCCATCATCATCGGCACCACCATTACCATGGCTATCAtctccatcatcatcatcattatcatcatcatcatcatcaccaccaccaccaccaccatcgttgtcgtcgtcgtcatcatcatcttcactcTCGTCTTTTTCATGTGTAACACATATTTACTGCGAAGATTGTAACTGTAAACGTTTCAAAGTTATCACATGTTTACTCAACCCAAATTCATGTACGATTATCTTACAGGTTACCATTCCCAAGAAGCACACAACCTACTGGTGCTCACTGATTAAGGCACCTAAGATCACCTCGAAGCACCACATAACCAAGGTAGATGTTTTCAGTAATCGATTGGAGTTTGCGTTCCAGCTCTTTTATACCCAGGAGGACATTGATTGTAGTAAAAACACTTACACTCAATTTCCGTGAAACGAAGAACGATCAATGTGAGAGACCACGTTTTATAACTGGGAACCCATCATTTAATAGTGTCTCGTTCTGATAACAGACCGTAAAACATTGCTCTATATATTACGCTATTACTCACTTGGCGTGATCTTTGTACAAGTATACCATTGTCATAAAGTTCTGACGTGCTTCTTTCATTCATCTTCATCGAGTATCTTGACTatcttttgttttatctttgCAGATCGAGCCATATATTCAAAAGGGAAATGAAGGATTCGTCCATCATTTTCTTGTGTACGAGTGTCATGGTGACTATAATGAGAGCCATTACGGTTTTGGTGTTGATTGTAAAGATATCGCCAACATGCCATTCCTCAAATGTTTCTATGCCAAAGTGTTAGCAGTTTGGGGAGTAGGTGGTAAGGTAAACGATTGTAAAATGGCAGTACTAGAATACTGTGGGACGCCTGTCTTTCAGTTTTTCTGCAGAAAACCATGATAATAGTCCTAGCTGGAAGCGATAAGAGAATttagccccccggggggggggggactccccatatgaaaggggtggcgatgttcgtcgtctcgcttaggggtataaatttcggattttggtctcacttagggtgttctgggcaaaacgccatcatatttatccgtgaaggtctcgtttggggttgcacgcgaaaaaatataaaaatatacatattttctgtgttttaacatggtctcttttaggggtcaaaaaaagcttgggccccgcccagatcggtctcctttaggggtttaattcaaaattttcgacgagcatccccaccccgtTCATACGCGGATTCCCTTCCCCCGGGGGCTTTAGTTGCCTATTGCGAAAGCAAATGAAAGAGTCTAACACAGTGGAGCTTAAGAATTAATATGACCATCAGcctcttttatttgtttttctttgttcccTACACAGGCATTTTATTATCCGAAAAATGCTGGTTTTCCAATAGGAACAGTAGATACTCCGAAAAGTTACTTGCTGGAGATTCACTATGACAACCCAGAAGGGATCATGGGTAAGTACTTATATAGTGTGTAACACGGTTAACACAGTCACTACCAGCGAATAATTAAGAGCCTATCCTGTTTTTTGTTTGAATGTAATTACCCCTACTAATTTTGTCATTTGGTAAAACTAAAATGGTTTCAAAATCTATCGTTAATTAGTAATCCCTGGATACATATAACTTGTCTTTGACGTCTCTCATTCATGCAAGAGTCGATGGTGGCATAAAAATAACATGTTGTATAGATCACCAAAACTATAGTATTAAATCTGATCAATTATCAATCACCATACGTGCAGACAAAAGCCCAAGCAAATTATCAGACCGTCTGAGGGAATGTGACCTGAGAGGCTTTCAAATTGGGGTTTCGTGTTAGATTCACCTCGTGTTACTCACGCGAGATGTTCACTGATCGCgccccctctctccatcactTGCCCCGCTCTTGCCCCCAACAAGAGAGGCTGTAAGTAGGCTAGACGGAAGGACAGACGTGTGTGACGCCCAAGAGACTTTTACTTTCCAGAGTGCTTCATCTATGCAAGCATTAGAAAGTGACGCAATATTTTTTTAGCTAACCGCAAAGCTTTTCGATAAAAACCTAAGGGATTAAAAATATTGTCTTAACAAGAAACGTCTGTGCTAAACGCTTTTAAACGAACACTAGAGAACTAAGGAGCAAACGACACTTTAAAGTCTTCAAGTCACTATAGCTTTAAAAAGAGCTCATAATGCAAGTATTTCAGGTCCTAGTAAATATTGCCATCTTCCATTCGTTTAAGGACGCAAGGACAGTTCAGGGGCTCGATTTTACTACTCATCTAATCTCCGAGAGTTCGACGCTGGTATATTTACTGTTGGCCTCAAGATCAGTCCTTATATGGTCATCCCTCCAAAACAAGAATCTTGGTCGACTGTTGGTTACTGCGCTAAAGAATGCAGtgaagtaaggaaaaaaaattgtttgaaatcTTCCTGTACATAACACTTTGTTTAACAtctaagagaaaaaataaaacaagttatGTTGAAACACATAGGTCACTCAGTTGTGGAGGAAATAGTCGACAGAAAGACGTTTGTCAATGACAGTCCACTTGTACCTACATTTTAGTCTGTCTATAAAGTGCTTGGAAGGGTATTGTAGCAGTAGATGTAAGTCTGCTACAGGTTTTAATGCAAGtttttgttactctgtttcagAAAGCTTTTAGCTCGACAAAACTTCCAGGCAGAAGAATCAGGGCGTTTGCTGCATTTCTCCACACTCACCTACAAGGTACAGTGATCCGAGAATTAAGGCTTGattctcgaaaaaaaaaacctatacTCACAAAACCGTTCTGTAAACAATTTTGCCACCTTTACCTTATACTCTAGATATATTGTGTGGTGTTAATGCACTGAGTAATCCAGAACAAATTTCAGAGGCGTTTCTCCTTTACCCTTTGTTGATTACCCATGATGACTAGAAATTTACCTCaacttttatatttatttatgacaaaactTATTGGATTTTCCAGGCCGCGCAACATTGACCAAACATTATCGAAACAGTGTTGAACTACCAGAAATTGCGCGAGATGATAACTACGATTTTAATTTCCAGGTACTCATTATTCTaggcaatttaaaacaactcATTTCTTCAACCTTATCTCAGAGCGCTCTTCTGGGTTTGTATTAGTAGTGTTTCATGAAAATACCAAGAGTGTCTGAAACGATTGAAGCTAAATGTTACTAATTAAATGGAGAGACACTGTTCAGCATAAGTTTTTAAAGCActgtttaaaaacttttaaattttttcaaggATATTCAAGTGCTGAAGAAAGAAGTTCATATTAAGCCGGTAAGCCGAGTTATTTATTGATAACAAGCGGAATTCCCATCACGCTTAAGCTTTGCTCCATGCATGGGTAAAGATAAAAATTAGTCTGCAATTAAGCAAGACTCAGGGATCTGCATGAAGTTAAAACGGATCACTGaaaccacaaaaaaaattagaaggtcTAACAGGTGAGTTAGGGTTAGTGTCCGTTTTAAAGAAGGGATTATAGTAACGCGAAAAGGTCGTCGCAATGGATGTTTTAAAAACACTACTATACGTAACTTACTAGACTTCAGTTAAAGTTATCTCTCTTTAACCATTGGGTAGAATATGCGTTATAATGCATAATAAATATTACTCTTTGTCTTATTGGTTTTTGATTAGCTTATGAACTCCGCTGAACTCATTATACTTTTTCACTTAGGGAGATGACTTGGTTCACTTCTGTGAATACCAAACTATGGATCGTGACAAGCTAGTCGTGGTGGGTATATACATACAGTTCTAACTACCCCTTCATAGTCTTCCTTCAATGTTTAaagtaatttatatattttttgtatgtCTCGTTCATTTTGTTGGCGAGTGGTCTTCCAGTGACTGGATTTAGCTAATGCCCTATTCACACCAGATGAACATGttcattttataaattaaatcaaaacaGTCACGGCAAAAGAGAAACTGGTTTGAAATGAAATTTATCTTCATTTGTTAATTGCTTTGAGGAAACTACAATTTTGAACCTTGTTCAGCTAATTTTCCCGTCAGACCTTCTTCCAGCTTTGCATTTTTCACAAGTCAGAAAAAAACGACGATAAACCTATGCCCTGACTCTTTGTAAAGCTTCCTAACTTCTAGCTGCATGCAGTATCGTTTGCACATTACTATGTACTATGAATGCACTTTCTATATTGTTAAAATGGCTGTTGTGTTGCAATCATTTGTAGGGTGGTAGCGCTACCTCCCAAGAAATGTGccttaattttatattttactaCCCGCTGGTGAAAGAACTTAAAACTTCTTGCACAAGTACCCAGTTCAAGCCAGTTCATGACTTTATCAACAAGTACTAGTGAGTAGATTTTCTTTTACTGCTAATATGCTCCACACTTCACATTCCCGTTTTTCCCATTGTGCTCCTCCTTTGAATAGGAATGAATGCATGGCAAGTCCAACACTTAAGCAACTAACGTGCGAGAACTTAATCTTATTTTGAATCCAAGACGAAGGCTTATTGAGAGtatcagtttgtttgtttgggttttttttttttttggcgttctACAACTGTGCTTTTATTAGCTTTTATTTGATCTCctcagagaaaaaaataataataaaataaccgTATAAAAAAACTACAGTATTTTGAAGCTGTTGTTGAACTATCAAGTTTTATAAAGAGCTGTACATTTCGTCATTACGGCAGCTTGTAGGCAAAAGTTTCGGTAGAGTTCGatatgaaataataaatatctCATGGATGTGTTACGTTAGCGTgaccaaaaaatgttaaaatctTTATTATGGGTGCGCTCTTTTTTAGATATTTCATAGAGGGACCTCtctgtttcaatttttttttctagccctTCACTGAATATCACATCCCCATTTCATAACTCCCTTGCTGAAGATGAGGATATTAGTTGGACCAAAGAAATGATATCAAGCTTGAAGAAAGGATACAGTGAAGACAGAACCTTTACCCCAACCTGCTACATGGTATGTGAACTGTActatttaaaatcatttttgattTAAACTTATAAATATATTAAGAAATTAAGTACCAGTTTTGGCATATTCTAAACAAAAATTTAGTCCCGGCATAAGAATTTGTCCTGGACTTATTAATTCGAAaggttttttataaaaattctaGCTTAATTTAATTAAAAACTGAAGTATCAATGGAAGAATGAATTAAAAAGGCTAACGGATTAACCAAGTATTTAGAGGCATTTCTCGCAGTTCGGCTATAGCTCGTCTTTCAAACATTATCGGTATAAATTGGTATTCCATAGGCCTCGTCTCACACCACGTGCACCTGCGCTTTTAATGAATTCTGTGGGGCGTTTAAGAACCCTCAGACTGTGCGTAAAGAGTAGGGGccttaaaattcaaattcacaTCCACATAGGGGGCATCATCTCTCGTTCtctcattacttgtaaactgcatcATAAGCAGGTCTGGCAAAAGTCCCCCAACCTGTGTTGTAAATTCTCCCTGAAAAGCCCAGATTAGAGCACCATAATCCACAAATTTTTACCCCTAAAAGTTACGACGAGAAGTTTAGCCTGCAAACGCAGACATATTTTTGGTTCgagtggagagaagcgacgacctgAAATACATAATCGTTTGAAGGCTACGAGCAGCCCCGTCATTCCTATAATTTTGAATCTCCTCCTTTGATTATATGCGTCAAAAAATTGACAGGTATAATTTCCATATCATATGTAAATCTCTGCTGCTTATTTTTCAGCGAGGTAACAAACCTCCGTTCAAAACATTGCCAGTAC from Porites lutea chromosome 1, jaPorLute2.1, whole genome shotgun sequence encodes the following:
- the LOC140929993 gene encoding DBH-like monooxygenase protein 1; translated protein: MSPALLVAFSALLSISIADLSSEYAHHAVLDPAELMKLYWTVDWDKETISFAVEATTTGWVGFGFSSGNGMMVGSDVVIGWVKDSKGYFTDPYADAKSLPPKDNEQNYILTGFEEIDETTVLKFKRKFDTCDSRDRKIKEGTTKVVFAYHTEDPETENDFKQHTFRGSRSILLLNNMDKKQINETGWKSFVVQNKNVTIPKKHTTYWCSLIKAPKITSKHHITKIEPYIQKGNEGFVHHFLVYECHGDYNESHYGFGVDCKDIANMPFLKCFYAKVLAVWGVGGKAFYYPKNAGFPIGTVDTPKSYLLEIHYDNPEGIMGRKDSSGARFYYSSNLREFDAGIFTVGLKISPYMVIPPKQESWSTVGYCAKECSEKAFSSTKLPGRRIRAFAAFLHTHLQGRATLTKHYRNSVELPEIARDDNYDFNFQDIQVLKKEVHIKPGDDLVHFCEYQTMDRDKLVVGGSATSQEMCLNFIFYYPLVKELKTSCTSTQFKPVHDFINKY